One window of the Anaeromyxobacter dehalogenans 2CP-C genome contains the following:
- a CDS encoding 4Fe-4S dicluster domain-containing protein, which produces MLEAMEIAVVMLPVVLVAGMLVRLVARGQAQVLLCMECELCMGACPLCAKRGEAFPGPKGILAAAKTGKVEAAIAAGALDCTSCGACTRVCPRGLAPQVEVERWRAAAEREGTRGAARGPA; this is translated from the coding sequence GTGCTCGAGGCGATGGAGATCGCGGTCGTGATGCTCCCGGTGGTGCTGGTCGCGGGGATGCTCGTCCGGCTGGTGGCGCGCGGTCAGGCGCAGGTGCTGCTCTGCATGGAGTGCGAGCTGTGCATGGGCGCGTGCCCGCTGTGCGCCAAGCGCGGCGAGGCGTTCCCCGGGCCGAAGGGGATCCTCGCCGCGGCGAAGACGGGCAAGGTGGAGGCCGCGATCGCCGCGGGCGCGCTCGACTGCACCTCCTGCGGCGCCTGCACGCGCGTGTGCCCGCGCGGCCTCGCCCCGCAGGTCGAGGTGGAGCGGTGGCGCGCCGCGGCCGAGCGGGAGGGGACGCGCGGCGCGGCACGGGGACCCGCGTGA
- a CDS encoding TonB-dependent receptor plug domain-containing protein has translation MSARPPSAGRTAIALACAAGPALAPALASAQEPALPAVVLDEQVIRLPRAEAEGRPPATITVVDRSTFEGEAKDVGQLVSAAPGVVVEEHGGMGQLTTVSIRGSTPDGVKVLLDGLPLNTAFGGGVDLSTIPRAWVDAVEVVRGPEGARYGAGALGGALNVVTRRPSAGSWSLETGGGSYDTARVAAELAAAVGPGSLMVAASADTTGGRFPFRLDPGLPGGPTVAAMRENAEARRAGLLAKLARPLSRGRLDALVEVSGGHRGLPGFAASPTPWAWQDDARLLAMGRVARFGAIGPATLATRGHLRLDRLDARVTGPRDPPVRQRGSAAGLALDATGSHAHGVLSASLEASGELIDADGLGRRRELLGVAAAVSEDLALAGGRFRLAPAVRAERAGRFGGVSGTLGLGARLGPALRARASVGRTFRPPGVAELHLQQGLLVPNPDLRPETAVAVDAGLVADGRAGLVAVTGHLTRYDDLVVYEPSDAFGRLKPFNSGRAMASGLEVEGATAPVGGPLRASARGSYTFLATELLRGAPAEVGHWIPYRPRHRAVLRAALAPGPATAHVELHHLGRRYRDRRGVNPIPPSTVWNAGLSARVARHPDVRIQLEVLNLADDRTLTDGLGDPLPPRTVMITLRAGSTPQENAP, from the coding sequence GTGAGCGCCCGTCCTCCATCGGCCGGACGGACGGCCATCGCGCTCGCGTGCGCCGCCGGTCCGGCGCTGGCCCCCGCGCTCGCGTCGGCGCAAGAGCCGGCGCTCCCCGCCGTGGTGCTGGACGAGCAGGTCATCCGGCTGCCTCGGGCCGAGGCGGAGGGTCGGCCGCCGGCGACGATCACCGTCGTGGACCGCTCGACCTTCGAGGGCGAGGCCAAGGACGTCGGCCAGCTGGTCTCCGCGGCCCCCGGCGTCGTCGTGGAGGAGCACGGCGGGATGGGCCAGCTCACCACCGTCTCGATCCGCGGCTCGACCCCGGACGGCGTCAAGGTGCTGCTGGACGGCCTGCCCCTCAACACGGCCTTCGGCGGCGGCGTGGACCTCTCCACCATCCCGCGCGCGTGGGTGGACGCGGTGGAGGTGGTGCGCGGACCCGAGGGCGCGCGCTACGGCGCGGGCGCGCTCGGCGGCGCGCTGAACGTGGTCACGCGCCGACCGAGCGCGGGGAGCTGGAGCCTCGAGACGGGGGGCGGCTCCTACGACACCGCCCGCGTCGCGGCCGAGCTCGCCGCCGCGGTGGGGCCCGGCTCGCTGATGGTGGCCGCGAGCGCCGACACGACCGGCGGCCGGTTCCCGTTCCGGCTCGATCCAGGGCTCCCCGGCGGTCCGACCGTGGCCGCGATGCGCGAGAACGCCGAGGCCCGGCGCGCCGGCCTGCTGGCGAAGCTGGCGCGGCCGCTGTCGCGCGGCCGGCTCGACGCGCTCGTCGAGGTGTCCGGCGGGCACCGGGGCCTGCCGGGCTTCGCCGCCTCGCCCACGCCGTGGGCGTGGCAGGACGACGCGCGGCTGCTCGCGATGGGGCGCGTGGCGCGCTTCGGCGCGATCGGCCCGGCCACGCTCGCGACCCGCGGGCACCTGCGGCTCGACCGCCTCGACGCCCGCGTCACCGGCCCGCGAGACCCGCCCGTCCGGCAGCGCGGCAGCGCGGCCGGGCTCGCGCTCGACGCGACGGGGTCCCACGCGCACGGCGTGCTCAGCGCCTCGCTGGAGGCGTCGGGAGAGCTCATCGACGCCGACGGGCTGGGCCGGCGGCGCGAGCTGCTCGGCGTCGCGGCGGCGGTGTCGGAGGATCTCGCGCTCGCCGGCGGTCGCTTCCGGCTCGCCCCCGCGGTCCGCGCGGAGCGGGCGGGGCGGTTCGGCGGGGTGTCCGGGACCCTCGGGCTGGGCGCGCGCCTCGGGCCCGCGCTGCGCGCGCGCGCGAGCGTCGGCCGCACCTTCCGCCCGCCCGGGGTGGCGGAGCTGCACCTGCAGCAGGGGCTCCTGGTCCCGAACCCGGACCTCCGGCCGGAGACGGCGGTGGCCGTCGACGCCGGCCTCGTCGCCGACGGCCGCGCCGGCCTCGTCGCCGTCACCGGCCACCTCACCCGCTACGACGATCTCGTCGTCTACGAGCCGAGCGACGCGTTCGGCAGGCTGAAGCCGTTCAACTCGGGGCGCGCGATGGCGAGCGGCCTCGAGGTGGAGGGCGCGACGGCGCCGGTCGGCGGCCCGCTGCGCGCGAGCGCCAGGGGGAGCTACACCTTCCTCGCCACCGAGCTGCTGCGGGGCGCGCCCGCCGAGGTGGGCCACTGGATCCCGTACCGGCCGCGCCACCGCGCCGTCCTGCGCGCCGCGCTCGCGCCGGGGCCGGCGACGGCGCACGTCGAGCTTCACCACCTGGGCCGCCGCTACCGCGACCGGCGCGGCGTGAACCCGATCCCGCCCTCGACCGTCTGGAACGCCGGGCTGAGCGCGCGCGTCGCGCGCCACCCCGACGTGCGCATCCAGCTCGAGGTGCTCAACCTCGCCGACGACCGGACGCTCACGGACGGCCTCGGCGATCCCCTCCCCCCGCGCACCGTGATGATCACGCTGCGCGCCGGGTCCACGCCCCAGGAGAACGCGCCATGA
- a CDS encoding MXAN_6577-like cysteine-rich protein: protein MRAATILGTLAVAALAACDSDATCPEGQVECAGRCVALATDPLNCGACGVACGPGATCGAGACGCGPGTVLCGATCAQLESDPDHCGACGSACRDAQVCSSAGGAAACADACGEGQVACGRACVELAFDRYHCGACGTVCQPGEACDAGTCRSLQVACFATDDVRPIAPDLAAAGSPRPAGDGPIALAALGGDVWAAAALSGSVIRLPLDLSAPPVEHALHGSDLEGIAAASDRLLVSNSGGGSVAVVDPVTGRVLDDVLIPGLPGANPRGIAVLDGKAYVALYGRDEASGGQGVAVLDLSRLAGCAAAPCATVERVVDLRGAADAGGLPFPGKAVAAGGRAWITIANLARDTDPASWTYGYYVKPAGPGRLAALDGTSDAVQLVSLGDGCRNPGALAVDGATLWVSCGAAGAAGLVPVDVSDPRAPVVGPVLATAFDAPGAVAICRGAGFVADQYTGRVQRFDPVTRTSEETVTACPVGAQGWAWAADLLCAPAR, encoded by the coding sequence ATGAGAGCAGCCACCATCCTCGGAACCCTCGCCGTCGCGGCGCTCGCAGCCTGCGACTCCGACGCGACCTGCCCCGAGGGGCAGGTGGAGTGCGCCGGCCGGTGCGTCGCGCTCGCGACCGACCCGCTGAACTGCGGCGCGTGCGGCGTGGCCTGCGGGCCCGGCGCCACCTGCGGCGCGGGCGCGTGCGGGTGCGGCCCCGGGACGGTCCTCTGCGGCGCGACCTGCGCGCAGCTGGAGAGCGATCCCGACCACTGCGGCGCCTGCGGGAGCGCGTGCCGGGACGCGCAGGTGTGCAGCTCGGCCGGCGGCGCGGCCGCCTGCGCCGACGCGTGCGGCGAAGGGCAGGTCGCCTGCGGCCGCGCCTGCGTCGAGCTCGCGTTCGACCGCTACCACTGCGGCGCGTGCGGGACCGTGTGCCAGCCGGGGGAGGCGTGCGACGCAGGGACGTGCCGCTCCCTGCAGGTCGCGTGCTTCGCCACCGACGACGTGCGGCCGATCGCGCCGGACCTCGCCGCCGCGGGCTCGCCGCGGCCGGCGGGCGACGGCCCGATCGCGCTCGCGGCCCTGGGCGGCGACGTATGGGCCGCGGCGGCGCTCTCGGGGAGCGTGATCCGGCTGCCGCTCGACCTCTCCGCGCCGCCCGTCGAGCACGCGCTGCACGGCTCGGACCTGGAGGGCATCGCCGCCGCGTCCGACCGCTTGCTGGTCTCGAACTCGGGCGGCGGCTCGGTGGCAGTGGTCGATCCCGTCACCGGGCGCGTGCTCGACGACGTGCTCATCCCCGGGCTCCCGGGCGCCAACCCGCGCGGCATCGCGGTGCTGGACGGCAAGGCCTACGTGGCGCTGTACGGCCGGGACGAGGCGAGCGGCGGGCAGGGGGTGGCGGTGCTCGATCTGTCGCGCCTCGCCGGGTGCGCCGCCGCGCCCTGCGCGACGGTGGAGCGCGTGGTGGACCTGCGCGGCGCGGCCGACGCCGGCGGCCTGCCGTTCCCGGGCAAGGCCGTCGCCGCCGGCGGGCGCGCGTGGATCACGATCGCGAACCTGGCGCGCGACACCGACCCGGCGAGCTGGACCTACGGCTACTACGTGAAGCCGGCCGGCCCGGGACGGCTCGCGGCGCTGGACGGCACGTCCGACGCCGTGCAGCTGGTCTCGCTCGGCGACGGGTGCCGGAACCCGGGCGCGCTGGCGGTGGACGGCGCCACGCTCTGGGTCTCCTGCGGCGCGGCGGGCGCGGCCGGCCTCGTGCCGGTGGACGTGTCCGATCCCCGCGCGCCGGTGGTCGGACCCGTGCTCGCGACCGCCTTCGACGCTCCCGGTGCCGTGGCCATCTGCCGCGGAGCGGGGTTCGTGGCCGACCAGTATACAGGTCGGGTGCAGCGCTTCGACCCGGTGACCAGGACGAGCGAGGAGACGGTGACCGCCTGCCCGGTGGGTGCGCAGGGCTGGGCCTGGGCCGCGGATCTCCTGTGCGCTCCCGCGCGCTGA
- a CDS encoding sigma 54-interacting transcriptional regulator, with protein MKLHDIHLLDLFDVGTDQGWLSMHQQRMVLHSAAAVSIMRAQLVRSLGHDAARAIVFRWGFAQGYFDAMMTSDHLASLEPVDRFVFGCTLHTMEGMVRVAPKVIEANGPGKLHMEANWWHCAEADDHARVLPAGLTSSCWATLGYASGFATYVIGALILFKELSCRCSGAPCCSVMGNDMEGWGERAAEIEGRYTLAGETSFTQQWKEIHRECERARAARSAAAAAHPAPTATLTSVSGPDRTTGPLNFVVCSQSMTELLALAERVAPLEINVLIEGESGTGKEFLARYIHEKSLRGDAPMVAINCAALTEGLLESELFGHVRGAFTGAVRDKPGLFEHAGSGTILLDEIGEMPLCLQAKLLRALETREFRRVGGEKVLRLGARVVASTNRDLRRQVQAGAFREDLFYRLGGFVLTIPPLRERREEIPALAHYFLHSTARRWNKGVQTISPGAMRRLMSYPWPGNVRELQHAIERATVVASQSVLTVKDLNPEIAATGAPAECDLDVEANERQLIEEALRRFHGNRKEAAAALRISPVTLWRRVRKYGLSIT; from the coding sequence ATGAAGCTCCACGACATCCACCTGCTCGACCTGTTCGATGTCGGCACCGATCAGGGCTGGCTCAGCATGCACCAGCAGCGCATGGTGCTGCACAGCGCGGCGGCGGTCAGCATCATGCGTGCGCAGCTCGTCCGCAGCCTCGGGCACGACGCGGCGCGGGCCATCGTGTTCCGCTGGGGCTTCGCCCAGGGCTACTTCGACGCGATGATGACCTCGGACCACCTCGCCAGCCTGGAGCCGGTGGATCGGTTCGTGTTCGGCTGCACGCTCCACACCATGGAGGGCATGGTGCGGGTGGCGCCCAAGGTCATCGAGGCGAACGGCCCCGGGAAGCTGCACATGGAGGCCAACTGGTGGCACTGCGCCGAGGCCGACGACCACGCGCGCGTGCTCCCGGCCGGCCTCACCAGCTCCTGCTGGGCCACCCTGGGCTACGCCTCGGGCTTCGCCACCTACGTCATCGGCGCGCTCATCCTGTTCAAGGAGCTGTCCTGCCGCTGCTCCGGCGCGCCGTGCTGCTCGGTGATGGGCAACGACATGGAGGGCTGGGGGGAGCGGGCTGCGGAGATCGAGGGCCGCTACACGCTCGCCGGCGAGACGTCCTTCACGCAGCAGTGGAAGGAGATCCACCGGGAGTGCGAGCGGGCCAGGGCCGCCCGCAGCGCGGCGGCGGCGGCGCACCCGGCGCCCACCGCGACGCTCACCTCGGTGAGCGGCCCGGACCGCACCACCGGGCCGCTGAACTTCGTCGTCTGCAGCCAGTCCATGACCGAGCTGCTGGCGCTGGCGGAGCGCGTGGCGCCGCTCGAGATCAACGTGCTCATCGAGGGCGAGAGCGGGACCGGCAAGGAGTTCCTGGCGCGCTACATCCACGAGAAGAGCCTGCGCGGCGACGCGCCCATGGTGGCCATCAACTGCGCCGCGCTCACCGAGGGCCTGCTCGAGTCGGAGCTGTTCGGGCACGTGCGCGGCGCGTTCACCGGCGCGGTCCGCGACAAGCCCGGCCTGTTCGAGCACGCCGGGAGCGGCACCATCCTCCTCGACGAGATCGGCGAGATGCCGCTCTGCCTCCAGGCGAAGCTGCTGCGCGCGCTCGAGACGCGCGAGTTCCGGCGGGTGGGCGGCGAGAAGGTGCTGCGGCTCGGCGCGCGGGTGGTCGCCTCGACCAACCGCGACCTCCGCCGCCAGGTGCAGGCGGGCGCGTTCCGGGAGGACCTGTTCTACCGCCTGGGCGGCTTCGTGCTCACCATCCCGCCGCTCCGCGAGCGGCGTGAGGAGATCCCGGCGCTGGCGCACTACTTCCTGCACTCGACCGCGCGGCGCTGGAACAAGGGGGTCCAGACCATCAGCCCGGGCGCGATGCGGCGCCTGATGAGCTATCCGTGGCCGGGAAACGTCCGCGAGCTCCAGCACGCCATCGAGCGCGCGACGGTGGTGGCCTCGCAGTCGGTGCTGACCGTCAAGGACCTCAACCCGGAGATCGCGGCGACCGGGGCGCCCGCCGAGTGCGACCTCGACGTCGAGGCCAACGAGCGGCAGCTCATCGAGGAGGCGCTCCGGCGGTTCCACGGCAACCGCAAGGAGGCCGCGGCGGCGCTGCGCATCAGCCCGGTCACCCTCTGGCGGCGCGTGCGGAAGTACGGCCTGTCGATCACGTGA
- a CDS encoding FAD binding domain-containing protein, which translates to MIAPDTRRARARARGFPEWHLAGTLAEAAWRAYQGAVVVAGGVDVSERLRLAPRAPATVVCIRGLAELHRVEVRHDGLCIGTLVTLQELAQSPVVLARFPEVARAAGMAATPAVRAAATVGGNLLQYPRCWSLRTEGRPCRRLGADRCPLEGRWAAEGALFDRQACACAHPSSLAPVLIAHDARVEAHSISGMVRLPLDRLYPPRRTAGPRPACTTPADILTCVHLRWPVAGEMAFFDARRVRDTITASVAGRVAVRGQLVTAARVVLGGVAPSPWRATEAEARLLGARLSPAALRDAVRAELDRAVAPAASVSKHRALKAAALTALRAGAAVT; encoded by the coding sequence GTGATCGCCCCGGACACAAGGCGCGCGCGAGCGCGTGCGCGCGGCTTTCCCGAGTGGCACCTCGCCGGCACGCTCGCGGAGGCGGCGTGGCGCGCGTACCAGGGCGCGGTGGTGGTGGCAGGCGGCGTGGACGTGAGCGAGCGGCTGCGCCTCGCGCCGCGGGCGCCGGCCACCGTGGTGTGCATCCGCGGGCTCGCCGAGCTACACCGGGTCGAGGTCCGGCACGACGGGCTGTGCATCGGCACGCTCGTGACGCTCCAGGAGCTCGCGCAGAGCCCGGTGGTGCTGGCCCGGTTCCCCGAGGTCGCGCGCGCCGCCGGCATGGCCGCGACGCCCGCGGTCCGCGCGGCCGCGACCGTCGGCGGCAACCTCCTGCAGTACCCGCGTTGCTGGTCGCTGCGCACCGAGGGGCGCCCGTGCCGCCGGCTGGGGGCGGATCGCTGCCCGCTGGAGGGGCGCTGGGCGGCCGAGGGCGCGCTCTTCGATCGACAGGCCTGTGCGTGTGCCCACCCCTCCTCGCTCGCCCCGGTGCTCATCGCCCACGACGCCAGGGTCGAGGCGCACAGCATCTCGGGCATGGTCCGGCTCCCCCTCGACCGGCTCTACCCGCCGCGCCGGACCGCGGGCCCGCGTCCCGCCTGCACCACCCCGGCCGACATCCTGACGTGCGTGCACCTGCGCTGGCCCGTGGCCGGGGAGATGGCCTTCTTCGACGCGCGCCGGGTTCGCGACACGATCACCGCCTCGGTGGCCGGGCGCGTGGCGGTGCGCGGCCAGCTCGTCACCGCGGCGCGCGTCGTGCTGGGCGGCGTGGCGCCGAGTCCCTGGCGCGCCACCGAGGCCGAGGCGCGGCTGCTCGGCGCGCGCCTCTCGCCGGCCGCCCTCCGCGACGCGGTCCGTGCGGAGCTGGACCGGGCCGTGGCGCCCGCCGCGAGCGTGTCGAAGCATCGGGCCCTGAAGGCGGCGGCGCTCACCGCGCTCCGGGCCGGGGCCGCGGTCACGTGA
- a CDS encoding TlpA family protein disulfide reductase translates to MTPPTPAARRTSGRPRAGARRAPLLVAAVVLGVATLVIADRTLGGSGAPRTDAPAPPLRVGAVSGGGEIDLARLRGRAVVVNFWAPWCAPCQAELPDLAAVKQDLAGRCVELVGIAGDGTRTEVAQVAARQPYPIGFDERGDAMRAWRVESVPTTYLVDADGKVRTVIPGAVGREELLEALRPIIPATCPAG, encoded by the coding sequence ATGACACCTCCAACTCCTGCGGCGCGCCGCACCTCGGGTCGCCCGCGCGCGGGCGCGCGTCGCGCGCCGCTCCTCGTGGCCGCGGTGGTGCTCGGCGTGGCGACGCTGGTGATCGCCGACCGGACGCTGGGCGGCTCCGGGGCGCCGCGCACGGACGCACCAGCGCCGCCGTTGCGGGTCGGAGCCGTGAGCGGCGGCGGAGAGATCGATCTCGCGCGGCTACGCGGGCGCGCCGTGGTGGTGAACTTCTGGGCGCCCTGGTGCGCGCCGTGCCAGGCCGAGCTGCCGGATCTCGCGGCGGTCAAGCAGGACCTGGCGGGACGCTGCGTCGAGCTCGTCGGGATCGCGGGCGATGGCACGCGGACCGAGGTGGCGCAGGTCGCCGCGCGGCAGCCGTATCCGATCGGCTTCGACGAGCGCGGGGACGCGATGCGGGCCTGGCGCGTGGAGTCGGTGCCCACGACCTACCTCGTGGACGCGGACGGGAAGGTTCGTACGGTGATCCCCGGCGCCGTCGGCCGCGAGGAGCTGCTCGAGGCGCTTCGCCCGATCATCCCGGCGACGTGTCCGGCGGGGTGA
- a CDS encoding SphA family protein, with translation MKPHPWKPILALLAAITLATPAAAKEGGDQYPVGVDGLAAGALPPPGTYLLSMVALVHGDVQDADGHDAGVEANAQFGVLRLVHVTKLRVLGAQYAFGAILPYWHQSAKIRTPAGKLELDADGPGDITLNPVYLNWHLPRNLHLLATVDLNLPTGRFRTDGGLSQGVGYYSVSPAVAATWYAPGGFEASGKLLYNLKRENPVTGVRSGDELELDFAVAKLFGPFEAGIGGYYAVQTTDDELDGQKVNAKAEGLALGLQAAYQAPFGTFIGMWHHDVTSDSRLQADRVFLKFMLPL, from the coding sequence ATGAAACCGCATCCATGGAAGCCCATCCTCGCGCTCCTCGCGGCGATCACCCTGGCGACGCCCGCGGCCGCGAAGGAAGGCGGCGATCAGTACCCGGTGGGCGTCGACGGCCTCGCCGCCGGCGCGCTCCCTCCGCCGGGCACCTACCTCCTGAGCATGGTCGCGCTCGTGCACGGCGACGTCCAGGATGCCGACGGGCACGACGCGGGCGTCGAGGCGAACGCGCAATTCGGCGTGCTGCGCCTGGTCCACGTCACCAAGCTCCGAGTGCTCGGGGCGCAGTACGCGTTCGGCGCGATCCTGCCGTACTGGCACCAGAGCGCGAAGATCCGCACGCCGGCGGGCAAGCTGGAGCTGGACGCGGACGGCCCCGGCGACATCACGCTGAACCCCGTCTACCTGAACTGGCACCTCCCGCGGAACCTCCACCTGCTCGCCACCGTGGACCTGAACCTGCCCACGGGGCGCTTCCGCACCGACGGCGGACTGAGCCAGGGCGTCGGCTACTACAGCGTCAGCCCGGCCGTCGCCGCCACGTGGTACGCGCCCGGCGGCTTCGAGGCCTCGGGGAAGCTCCTGTACAACCTCAAGCGCGAGAACCCCGTCACCGGCGTCCGGTCCGGCGACGAGCTCGAGCTCGACTTCGCGGTGGCGAAGCTCTTCGGGCCGTTCGAGGCCGGCATCGGCGGCTACTACGCGGTGCAGACCACCGACGACGAGCTGGATGGCCAGAAGGTCAACGCGAAGGCCGAGGGCCTCGCCCTGGGCCTCCAGGCCGCGTATCAGGCACCGTTCGGCACGTTCATCGGCATGTGGCACCACGACGTGACGAGCGACAGCCGCCTGCAGGCGGATCGCGTCTTCCTCAAGTTCATGCTCCCGCTGTAG
- a CDS encoding prenyltransferase, with the protein MSTPSPAPSGRSEELAAAGAIPAVSARSIWVDLLVYPTHSLPTAAQPVLVGLGLAVHFGVLSPWPALVGLFGSWVIHVAGLFTDNHELLRLHPKLPEHPELVHAVETGALRLATLRLAVVGCLLLALATAPYLYRIGGAPVLAFGVLGIVTSLSYNGGPWAYARRGQADPLFVLMFGVVGVVGTYFIQAAAVQGAPQPWRLLASLPLPVYLVGLPVGALVTAVLLVDDLRDHEFDRVKGWRTGAVLHGPGFNRVEIASLVAFAYLAPLGSWLLLGLGPWMLLPLASAPMAAGALRTLFTVRERVRLIPLTPRMAAVGLVYAALLGLALALAPR; encoded by the coding sequence GTGAGCACGCCATCGCCCGCCCCTTCCGGCCGCTCCGAGGAGCTCGCCGCCGCCGGCGCCATCCCGGCCGTGTCGGCGCGGAGCATCTGGGTGGACCTGCTCGTGTACCCCACGCACTCGCTCCCCACCGCGGCGCAGCCGGTGCTGGTCGGCCTCGGCCTGGCGGTTCACTTCGGGGTGCTCTCGCCGTGGCCGGCGCTGGTGGGCCTGTTCGGCTCGTGGGTCATCCACGTGGCGGGGCTCTTCACCGACAACCACGAGCTGCTCCGGCTGCACCCGAAGCTCCCGGAGCACCCCGAGCTCGTCCACGCGGTGGAGACGGGCGCCCTGCGGCTCGCCACGCTGCGCCTGGCGGTGGTCGGCTGCCTGCTGCTGGCCCTGGCGACCGCGCCGTACCTGTACCGGATCGGCGGCGCGCCGGTGCTGGCGTTCGGCGTCCTCGGGATCGTGACCAGCCTCTCGTACAACGGCGGCCCCTGGGCCTACGCGCGCCGAGGCCAGGCCGATCCGCTGTTCGTGCTGATGTTCGGCGTGGTCGGCGTGGTGGGCACGTACTTCATCCAGGCGGCCGCGGTGCAGGGCGCGCCGCAGCCGTGGCGGCTGCTCGCGTCGCTGCCGCTGCCGGTCTACCTCGTCGGCCTGCCGGTGGGCGCGCTCGTCACCGCGGTGCTGCTGGTGGACGACCTCCGCGATCACGAGTTCGACCGCGTGAAGGGCTGGCGGACGGGCGCGGTGCTCCACGGGCCGGGCTTCAACCGCGTCGAGATCGCGAGCCTCGTCGCGTTCGCGTACCTCGCGCCGCTCGGCTCCTGGCTCCTGCTCGGCCTCGGGCCCTGGATGCTCCTGCCGCTCGCCTCGGCCCCGATGGCCGCCGGCGCGCTCCGGACGCTGTTCACCGTACGTGAACGCGTGCGCCTCATCCCGCTCACGCCGCGGATGGCGGCGGTGGGGCTCGTCTACGCCGCGCTGCTCGGCCTCGCGCTGGCGCTCGCCCCGCGGTGA
- a CDS encoding LysR family transcriptional regulator gives MSKRGLNAQGGAGPAQQRAGLDWGHLEFFLELVRTGSHARAARRLGVDRNTVARRVAALEGALGLALFERGPQGWACTTTGQELAELASRVEQDVLALARHADTRDRALDGTVRLTTASHLATHLFLPAVGVLRERHPGLVLEIAADQRAFDLTRREADLAVRMGRPRDAGLVTRKLSDVAYGLYGGRAALGGRSRAVDFAADPFVGLDEGHAAVPQERWLERVAPARRIVFRCNSTTALIQAARLGLGVAVLPRFVADRDPALVRLDGPEPAPHELWLLVHGDLRRTPRVRAVIDWLDGLVERARPALSGQA, from the coding sequence ATGTCGAAGCGCGGCTTGAACGCGCAGGGCGGCGCGGGCCCCGCGCAGCAACGCGCGGGGCTGGACTGGGGCCACCTCGAGTTCTTCCTCGAGCTGGTGCGCACCGGCAGCCACGCCCGCGCGGCGCGGCGGCTCGGGGTGGACCGCAACACCGTGGCGCGCCGGGTGGCGGCGCTGGAGGGCGCCCTCGGCCTGGCGCTGTTCGAGCGCGGGCCGCAGGGCTGGGCGTGCACCACCACCGGCCAGGAGCTGGCCGAGCTCGCCTCGCGGGTCGAGCAGGACGTGCTCGCGCTCGCGCGCCACGCCGACACGCGCGACCGCGCGCTCGACGGCACGGTGCGGCTCACCACCGCCTCGCACCTCGCCACGCACCTGTTCCTGCCGGCCGTCGGCGTCCTGCGCGAGCGGCACCCCGGGCTCGTCCTCGAGATCGCCGCCGACCAGCGCGCCTTCGACCTGACCCGGCGCGAGGCCGACCTGGCCGTCCGCATGGGCCGCCCGCGCGACGCCGGGCTGGTGACGCGCAAGCTCTCCGACGTCGCCTACGGGCTGTACGGCGGCCGCGCCGCGCTGGGCGGGAGGTCGCGCGCGGTGGACTTCGCGGCGGACCCGTTCGTCGGGCTCGACGAGGGCCACGCCGCCGTGCCGCAGGAGCGCTGGCTGGAGCGCGTCGCGCCGGCGCGCCGGATCGTGTTCCGCTGCAACAGCACCACCGCGCTCATCCAGGCGGCGCGGCTCGGGCTCGGGGTGGCGGTGCTCCCGCGCTTCGTGGCCGACCGCGATCCGGCGCTGGTGCGGCTGGACGGTCCGGAGCCGGCGCCGCACGAGCTGTGGCTGCTCGTGCACGGCGATCTGCGCCGCACGCCCCGGGTGCGGGCGGTCATCGACTGGCTGGACGGGCTGGTGGAGCGGGCCCGGCCGGCGCTGTCGGGCCAGGCCTAG
- a CDS encoding Vgb family protein, with amino-acid sequence MSPGARKGAAGAAQREDVGEAEVVREYGPFDGAPVHGVSFDGERVWAATGARLVAFDPASGEPVRTLEVACDAGTAFDGRHLYQLAGDRILRVDPTTGAVLGSIPAPEGAGGSGLCWAEGSLWLGRYGERRILRLDPATGAVLRTIESDRFVTGVTWVDGELWHGTMEAGESELRRVDPDGGAVRARLAMPRGVLVSGLESDGAGLFFCGGAASGKVRAVRRPGPAGRTASRARRAGPRGPRRR; translated from the coding sequence ATGAGCCCCGGAGCGAGGAAGGGCGCCGCGGGCGCGGCGCAGCGCGAGGACGTCGGCGAGGCGGAGGTGGTGCGCGAGTACGGCCCGTTCGACGGCGCCCCGGTGCACGGCGTCAGCTTCGACGGCGAGCGCGTCTGGGCGGCGACCGGCGCGCGGCTCGTCGCGTTCGACCCGGCGAGCGGCGAGCCGGTCCGCACGCTGGAGGTCGCGTGCGACGCCGGCACCGCCTTCGACGGCCGGCACCTCTACCAGCTCGCGGGCGACCGGATCCTGCGCGTGGACCCCACCACCGGGGCGGTCCTCGGCAGCATCCCCGCGCCAGAGGGCGCCGGCGGCTCGGGCCTGTGCTGGGCCGAGGGGAGCCTGTGGCTCGGGCGCTACGGGGAGCGCCGGATCCTCCGGCTCGATCCGGCCACCGGCGCCGTCCTCCGCACCATCGAGTCGGATCGCTTCGTCACCGGGGTCACCTGGGTGGACGGCGAGCTGTGGCACGGGACGATGGAGGCGGGCGAGAGCGAGCTGCGCCGGGTGGACCCCGACGGCGGCGCGGTGCGGGCGCGCCTCGCCATGCCGCGCGGCGTGCTGGTGAGCGGGCTCGAGTCCGACGGCGCGGGGCTCTTCTTCTGCGGGGGCGCCGCGAGCGGGAAGGTGCGCGCGGTGCGCCGCCCCGGGCCCGCCGGACGGACGGCGAGCCGGGCGCGGCGCGCCGGCCCGCGCGGCCCGCGCCGGCGCTAG